ATTTATTTTAATTGTGGGAGATCGTGCTTATGAAAAACCTAAAGGGCAAAAAGGCTTTTATCGCAGGAATCGGTGACGACCAGGGATATGGCTGGGCCATCGCTAAAGAGCTAGCAGAGCAGGGCGCTGAGATCATCATCGGCACATGGACTCCCCTCCTAAGAATTTTTACCACAGCTTGGTCTCAAGGCAAATTCGACGAATCGCGCATGCTATCAAGCGGGAAGATGATGGAGTATTCTAAGCTCTACGCTCTCGATGCCGCATTTGACAAGCCTGAAGACGTTCCTCAAGATATCCGTGAAAACAAGCGCTATCAGGACGCCTCAAACTACACGATCTCAGAAGTGGCTGCAGCTGTAGCAAAAGACTTCGGCAAGATCGATATTCTCGTTCACGCTCTTGCGAACGCACCAGAAGTAAAGAAGCCCCTCATGGAGACCTCTAGAGCGGGCTACCTCTCTGCAATGAGCTCCTCATCCTACTCTTTTGTTAGCCTCGTGGCCCACTTCGGTCCCCACATGGCTGAAGGCGGCTCTGCACTTTCACTCACCTACATCGCCTCTGAGCGCGTCGTGCCTGGATATGGCGGCGGCATGAGCTCGGCAAAAGCTGCTCTTGAGAGCGACACACGCGTGCTCGCGTGGGAAGCTGGCCGCAAGTGGAACCTCCGAGTTAATACAATCTCCGCAGGACCTCTGCGCAGCCGCGCTGCAAAAGCGATCGGCTTCATTGAAAAGATGATCGACTATTCGCGCGCGAACGCTCCTCTTGTAAAAGAGATGCTCGCCGAAGAGGTCGGTGCGAGTGCTGCATTCCTAGTCTCCCCTGCTGCGTCTGCAATCACCGGTGTAACACTCTACGTGGATAACGGAATGCACGCGATGGGCATCTCCGTCGACAGCCCCACCCTCCTCTAAGAATAGAGAAGGAAAAGAAGAAGAAAAGATCGGGCACCGGCACGGGCACGCACACGTTCACGAAAGAAAAAGAAAGAGAGAGTCTACTCTTCTTCTCTCTTTCGTAAACGAGACCGTGTGCGTGCCCGTGCCTGCTCCTCTCTTCCCGATGCCCTTTCTCTCTTTC
Above is a genomic segment from Chlamydiales bacterium containing:
- a CDS encoding enoyl-[acyl-carrier-protein] reductase is translated as MLMKNLKGKKAFIAGIGDDQGYGWAIAKELAEQGAEIIIGTWTPLLRIFTTAWSQGKFDESRMLSSGKMMEYSKLYALDAAFDKPEDVPQDIRENKRYQDASNYTISEVAAAVAKDFGKIDILVHALANAPEVKKPLMETSRAGYLSAMSSSSYSFVSLVAHFGPHMAEGGSALSLTYIASERVVPGYGGGMSSAKAALESDTRVLAWEAGRKWNLRVNTISAGPLRSRAAKAIGFIEKMIDYSRANAPLVKEMLAEEVGASAAFLVSPAASAITGVTLYVDNGMHAMGISVDSPTLL